One window of Acropora palmata chromosome 1, jaAcrPala1.3, whole genome shotgun sequence genomic DNA carries:
- the LOC141874978 gene encoding bcl-2-related ovarian killer protein-like yields MATIRRAKMVKRLSWQDMSPSSPKIRLTRRIVQLEGEKISAEILRQAKTICNEYIEAKLERDGFTSRSLSPNSPTEATSRKNSEVSHRIQEIGELLELGYPELYMNISSQLNVSFSNENAVHEAFNNVSSEILSDGVNWPRIVAVYAFCGALVCECYKEGRNSFVLNMGNWMYEFAALHFVEWIKLQGGWEDVLLAFPKVATSRGYPLVITEASRWCNYLLVQLKIWCEIGFAFLRHFKAYLRKVPIGLRKPSN; encoded by the exons ATGGCGACGATACGACGCGCAAAAATGGTGAAACGGCTGAGTTGGCAGGATATGTCACCATCAAGCCCTAAAATTCGTTTGACGAGACGAATTGTGCAGCTTGAAGGTGAAAAAATCTCCGCTGAAATCCTCAGACAGGCGAAAACAATATGCAATGAATACATCGAAGCTAAACTCGAAAGAGATGGATTCACGAGCCGGAGTTTGTCGCCCAACTCTCCGACGGAAGCTACTTCCCGAAAAAATTCCGAAGTTTCACACCGAATTCAAGAGATTGGAGAGTTACTCGAACTGGGATACCCTGAATTGTACATGAATATCTCTAGCCAGCTAAACGTGTCTTTTAGTAACGAAAACGCCGTCCACGAGGCTTTTAATAACGTTTCATCAGAAATATTGAGCGATGGAGTTAACTGGCCACGAATTGTTGCCGTGTACGCGTTCTGCGGCGCACTTGTCTGTGAATGTTACAAAGAAGGCCGGAACTCATTTGTCCTCAACATGGGTAACTGGATGTACGAATTTGCCGCCTTGCATTTCGTTGAATGGATCAAACTTCAAGGTGGCTGG GAAGACGTATTGCTGGCCTTCCCGAAGGTGGCGACATCCCGCGGGTACCCGCTTGTCATTACTGAAGCCAGTCGTTGGTGCAATTATCTTCTTGTGCAATTGAAGATCTGGTGCGAGATAGGTTTTGCGTTCCTGAGACATTTCAAAGCTTATTTGCGAAAAGTACCAATTGGCTTAAGAAAACCCAGTAATTGA
- the LOC141874969 gene encoding disintegrin and metalloproteinase domain-containing protein 10-like yields MAVKFLFFVFFLLTVSYQSESVVGRRLGKFIKHFEPLYYDPGSLHNVHRRAIEDRSDGNFAFSAFGKFHRLKLRPDRKIFTGDAQILSGDGKPLPFDRDAIVRGYVEGETHSDVYGVIDKKDGFHGKILRGAENYYVDPSSWYFDEKQDFPSVIYKDKDLEYDHAFADIKKRFMPKVPERTRRSLKDGSNRLRRQTNEELEKNACTLSLYADNFFIELFGGKTNAILQLVKQVQAAQIIYMNAFNVSGIYKPYGVTFRVRTVVAFNKTDTLPSNLPPQVKDSNVGIDTLLDYFSSVNHEAVCEAFLFTNRDFEGGILGLAWIGDGTGSAAGGICDKYVDYGEGKKRSYNTGIVTLKLYGRFTPPRISEITFAHELGHGFGSKHDPSTPECTPGDPDGNYIMFDKATSGMKANNDRFSKCSKDSIKQNVDLKRGKNADCFIKSDTPICGNKIVEENEQCDCGDETTCTEKCCIPAGQNRQCKLQVNQQCSPSQGPCCTEECRYASPARMCSKSTGCTKNQTCSGLSFSCDTPEPVKNETLCDEGRRVCYAGQCSVSVCQKYAMESCSCTAEAELCDLCCKQDGVCTPASSLATLPPTLKDLKLVPGTPCKNLNGYCDVFAVCRLVDDEGPLLRLKEQFFTRAGLKETVQKYWWAILLGAIGFAVIIAIMVFVCARYTPSSNPHKEAKKPAKRLPGGRRRPPPQRPYQEGFEMQ; encoded by the exons aTGGCAgttaaatttctcttttttgttttctttttgttaaccGTCAGCTATCAATCCGAGAGTGTTGTAGGAAGGCGACTCGGGAAATTCATCAAGCACTTTGAACCCCTTTACTACGATCCTGGTTCACTGCATAACGTGCACCGCAGAGCCATTGAGGACCGCAGCGATGGAAACTTCGCTTTCTCTGCTTTCGGAAAGTTTCATCGGTTAAAATTACGACCTGATAGAAAGATATTTACAGGGGATGCCCAAATACTTTCTGGAGATGGAAAACCGTTGCCATTTGATCGCGATGCCATTGTACGGGGATACGTTGAGGGAGAGACGCACTCTGATGTTTACGGTGTTATTGACAAAAAGGATGGATTCCATGGAAAAATATTAAGAGGAGCAGAGAACTACTACGTTGACCCATCTTCTTGGTACTTTGATGAAAAGCAAGACTTTCCCTCTGTTATTTACAAAGATAAGGACTTAGAATATGATCACGCATTTGCTGATATCAAAAAGAGATTTATGCCCAAAGTTCCAGAGCGTACTCGCCGCTCTCTGAAGGATGGGTCGAACCGCCTTCGGAGGCAAACTAACGAAGAGCTCGAGAAAAACGCGTGCACTCTTAGCTTGTACGCTGATAACTTCTTCATCGAGTTGTTTGGTGGGAAAACAAATGCTATACTTCAGCTTGTCAAGCAAGTGCAAGCAGCGCAAATAATCTACATGAACGCGTTTAACGTATCAGGGATATACAAACCGTACGGCGTAACATTTCGCGTGCGTACGGTTGTTGCTTTTAACAAAACTGATACTTTGCCCAGTAATCTCCCGCCCCAAGTGAAGGACTCCAACGTAGGTATTGACACTTTATTGGACTATTTCTCTAGTGTTAACCACGAAGCTGTTTGCGAAGCTTTCTTATTCACTAATCGCGATTTTGAAGGCGGAATATTGGGTCTTGCATGGATTGGGGATGGCACAGGCAGTGCTGCTGGCGGAATATGCGATAAATACGTCGATTAtggagaaggaaaaaagaggAGTTATAATACTGGTATTGTCACGTTGAAATTGTATGGACGATTTACCCCGCCAAGAATTTCCGAAATCACTTTCGCCCATGAACTTGGTCATGGTTTTGGTTCAAAG CATGACCCCAGTACCCCTGAATGCACACCTGGAGATCCTGATGGAAATTATATTATGTTTGACAAAGCAACATCGGGCATGAAAGCCAACAATGATAGATTTTCCAAGTGTAGCAAAGACAGCATAAAGCAAAATGTGGACCTCAAGAGGGGGAAGAATGCAGATTGCTTTATAAAGTCAGATACACCAATCTGCGGAAACAAGATTGTTGAAGAAAATGAACAGTGCGACTGTGGAGATGAAACTACTTGCACTGAAAAATGTTGCATTCCCGCTGGGCAGAATCGCCAATGTAAGCTGCAAGTAAACCAGCAATGCAGCCCATCTCAAG GCCCATGTTGCACAGAAGAATGCCGATATGCCAGTCCAGCCAGAATGTGTTCCAAATCAACAGGTTGCACGAAAAATCAAACTTGCAGTGGATTATCCTTTAGTTGTGATACACCAGAACCTGTGAAAAATGAGACGCTTTGTGACGAGGGTCGTCGTGTATGCTATGCTGGTCAGTGTTCAGTTTCAGTATGTCAAAAGTATGCCATGGAGTCGTGCTCCTGTACTGCTGAAGCTGAACTTTGTGACTTGTGTTGCAAGCAAGATGGGGTGTGCACTCCAGCAAGCAGTCTGGCAACG CTGCCACCTACACTGAAAGACTTGAAGCTTGTGCCAGGAACACCCTGTAAGAACCTGAATGGTTACTGTGATGTGTTTGCAGTTTGCCGTCTGGTGGATGACGAAGGGCCATTGCTGCGACTCAAGGAACAATTCTTCACTCGTGCAg gTCTCAAAGAAACAGTCCAGAAGTATTGGTGGGCTATTTTACTCGGTGCTATTGGCTTCGCTGTCATCATTGCCATAATGGTTTTTGTGTGTGCACGCTACACACCCAGCAGTAACCCTCACAAGGAGGCGAAGAAACCAGCAAAGAGGCTGCCAGGGGGCAGGAGGAGGCCTCCCCCTCAGCGACCGTATCAAGAAGGGTTCGAAATGCAATAG